A section of the Pseudomonas tritici genome encodes:
- a CDS encoding tRNA (cytidine(34)-2'-O)-methyltransferase — protein sequence MFHVILFQPEIPPNTGNVIRLCANSGCHLHLIEPLGFDMDDKRLRRAGLDYHEYATLKRHADLASCLESLGHPRLFAFTTKGSRPFHDASFAEGDAFLFGPESRGLPPEVLDALPDGHRLRLPMREGCRSLNLSNTVAVAVYEGWRQLGFK from the coding sequence ATGTTTCACGTCATCCTTTTTCAACCAGAAATTCCGCCGAATACCGGCAACGTTATCAGGCTGTGCGCCAACAGTGGCTGCCACCTGCATTTGATCGAGCCCCTGGGCTTTGACATGGACGACAAGCGCCTGCGCCGCGCCGGGCTGGACTACCACGAGTACGCCACCCTCAAGCGCCATGCCGACCTGGCGAGTTGCCTGGAAAGCCTGGGGCACCCGCGACTGTTCGCGTTCACCACCAAGGGTTCGCGACCGTTCCACGATGCCAGCTTTGCCGAGGGCGACGCGTTCCTGTTCGGTCCGGAGAGCCGGGGCCTGCCGCCGGAGGTGCTGGACGCACTGCCAGACGGTCATCGTCTGCGTTTGCCGATGCGCGAGGGGTGCCGCAGCTTGAACCTGTCCAACACCGTGGCCGTCGCTGTCTACGAAGGCTGGCGCCAACTCGGCTTTAAATAA
- a CDS encoding rhodanese-like domain-containing protein: protein MVDHLIAFATAHYLLVGAFVILLALLIAHELSRGGRSLSTAELTALVNKDEAVVVDIRPAKDFAAGHIVGALNIPQDKLIARLAELEKHKAKTIILVDAQGQHSGTHAREMLKSGFTAAKLSGGIGSWKADNLPLVK, encoded by the coding sequence ATGGTTGATCACCTGATTGCATTTGCCACTGCCCACTACCTGCTTGTGGGTGCCTTCGTCATCCTGCTGGCGCTGCTGATCGCTCACGAATTGAGCCGCGGTGGCCGCAGCCTGAGCACGGCGGAGCTGACCGCGCTGGTCAACAAGGATGAGGCCGTTGTCGTGGATATCCGCCCGGCCAAGGATTTCGCCGCTGGCCATATCGTCGGCGCCCTGAACATTCCTCAGGACAAGCTGATCGCGCGCCTGGCCGAGCTGGAAAAGCACAAGGCCAAGACCATCATCCTGGTCGACGCCCAAGGCCAGCACTCCGGCACCCACGCCCGTGAGATGCTCAAGTCCGGTTTCACCGCCGCCAAACTGTCCGGCGGTATTGGCAGCTGGAAGGCCGATAACCTGCCACTGGTGAAGTGA
- the grxC gene encoding glutaredoxin 3, producing MSQVVVYSSDWCPYCMRAKALLEKKGVAFEEIKVDGKPQVRAEMAQKAGRTSVPQIWIGARHIGGCDDLFALERAGKLDALLLV from the coding sequence ATGAGCCAGGTTGTCGTGTATTCCAGCGATTGGTGCCCTTACTGCATGCGGGCCAAGGCCTTGCTGGAGAAAAAGGGCGTTGCCTTCGAAGAGATCAAGGTCGACGGCAAACCCCAGGTGCGTGCCGAAATGGCCCAGAAGGCGGGGCGCACGTCCGTGCCGCAAATCTGGATCGGCGCCAGGCACATCGGTGGCTGCGATGACCTGTTCGCCCTGGAGCGCGCCGGTAAACTCGATGCGCTGCTGCTCGTCTGA
- the secB gene encoding protein-export chaperone SecB, producing the protein MTDQQNTEAAEAQGPQFSLQRIYVRDLSFEAPKSPAIFRQEWTPSVALDLNTRQKALEGDFHEVVLTLSVTVKNGEEVAFIAEVQQAGIFLIQGLDEASMSHTLGAFCPNILFPYARETLDSLVTRGSFPALMLAPVNFDALYAQELQRMQSEGSSTVQ; encoded by the coding sequence ATGACTGATCAACAGAACACCGAAGCAGCAGAAGCCCAAGGCCCACAGTTCTCGCTGCAGCGGATCTATGTGCGTGACCTGTCGTTCGAAGCGCCGAAAAGCCCGGCGATCTTCCGCCAGGAATGGACCCCAAGCGTTGCGCTGGACCTGAACACCCGTCAAAAAGCACTGGAAGGCGACTTCCATGAAGTGGTGCTGACCCTGTCGGTCACCGTCAAGAACGGCGAAGAAGTAGCCTTCATCGCTGAAGTGCAACAGGCCGGTATCTTCCTGATCCAGGGCCTGGACGAAGCGTCCATGAGCCACACCCTGGGTGCGTTCTGCCCGAACATCCTGTTCCCGTATGCCCGCGAGACCCTGGACAGCCTGGTCACCCGTGGCTCGTTCCCGGCGCTGATGCTGGCACCGGTGAACTTCGATGCCCTGTATGCGCAAGAGCTGCAGCGCATGCAAAGTGAAGGTTCGTCGACCGTTCAATAA